The Manis javanica isolate MJ-LG chromosome 4, MJ_LKY, whole genome shotgun sequence genome contains a region encoding:
- the HAO2 gene encoding 2-Hydroxyacid oxidase 2 isoform X2 encodes MPLACLTDFQARAREHLSKSTWEFIEGGADDNFTRDDNIAAFKKYRLRPRYLKDVSEVDTRTTVLGEEISAPICISPTGFHCLLWPDGEMSTARAAQAASICYITSTYASCALEDIVATAPRGLRWFQLYVQRDRQLNKQLIQRVESLGFKALVITVDTPKVGNRRHDIRNQLDLKINLLLKDLRSPKEGNTVPYFQMSPIDPSICWNDLSWFQSITRLPIILKGILTKEDAELAVKHNVQGIIVSNHGGRQLDEVPASIDALTEVVVAVRGKMEVYLDGGIRTGNDVLKALALGAKCIFLGRPILWGLACKGERGVEEVLKILKNEFHTSMTLTGCRSVAEISWDLIQFSRL; translated from the exons ATGCCACTAGCATGTTTGACAGACTTTCAGGCCCGTGCACGAGAGCATCTGTCTAAGTCAACTTGGGAGTTTATTGAAGGAGGAGCTGATGACAACTTCACACGGGATGACAACATTGCAGCATTTAAAAA ATACCGCCTCCGTCCCCGGTACCTGAAAGATGTGTCAGAGGTGGACACCCGGACCACAGTCCTAGGAGAGGAGATCAGCGCCCCCATTTGCATCTCACCCACAGGTTTCCATTGCCTCCTTTGGCCTGATGGAGAAATGAGCACAGCCAGAG CTGCCCAGGCAGCAAGTATCTGCTACATCACCAGCACATACGCCAGCTGTGCCCTTGAAGACATCGTGGCTACTGCTCCCCGGGGCCTCCGGTGGTTCCAACTCTATGTGCAGCGAGACCGGCAGCTGAACAAACAACTGATCCAGAGGGTAGAATCCCTGGGTTTCAAAGCTCTGGTAATCACTGTGGATACTCCCAAAGTTGGCAACAGGAGACATGACATTCGAAACCAACTGGACTTAAAGATTAACCTACTGCTAAAAGATCTTAGATCACCTAAGGAG GGAAATACCGTGCCTTATTTCCAGATGTCCCCCATTGACCCATCCATCTGCTGGAATGATCTCTCCTGGTTTCAGAGTATAACTCGATTGCCCATCATCCTTAAAGGGATCTTGACGAAAGAGGATGCGGAATTAGCTGTGAAGCACAATGTCCAAGGCATCATTGTTTCCAACCATGGTGGGAGGCAGCTTGATGAGGTCCCTGCTTCT ATCGATGCCCTGACAGAAGTAGTGGTGGCTGTGAGAGGAAAAATGGAAGTGTACCTAGATGGTGGGATCCGTACCGGCAATGATGTGCTAAAGGCCCTGGCCCTTGGGGCTAAGTGCATTTTTCTGGGAAGACCAATCCTATGGGGTCTTGCCTGCAAG GGTGAACGTGGTGTTGAGGAAgttttgaagattttaaaaaatgagttccaTACTTCCATGACCCTTACAg
- the HAO2 gene encoding 2-Hydroxyacid oxidase 2 isoform X1: MARDQLFPATSSSEPGFEQLPLDTTFPTYWKTLMSGPEMPLACLTDFQARAREHLSKSTWEFIEGGADDNFTRDDNIAAFKKYRLRPRYLKDVSEVDTRTTVLGEEISAPICISPTGFHCLLWPDGEMSTARAAQAASICYITSTYASCALEDIVATAPRGLRWFQLYVQRDRQLNKQLIQRVESLGFKALVITVDTPKVGNRRHDIRNQLDLKINLLLKDLRSPKEGNTVPYFQMSPIDPSICWNDLSWFQSITRLPIILKGILTKEDAELAVKHNVQGIIVSNHGGRQLDEVPASIDALTEVVVAVRGKMEVYLDGGIRTGNDVLKALALGAKCIFLGRPILWGLACKGERGVEEVLKILKNEFHTSMTLTGCRSVAEISWDLIQFSRL, translated from the exons ATGGCTAGGGATCAGCTATTTCCTGCTACGTCCAGCAGTGAGCCCGGCTTTGAGCAGCTGCCTCTAGACACTACTTTTCCCACGTACTGGAAGACACTAATGTCAG GTCCAGAGATGCCACTAGCATGTTTGACAGACTTTCAGGCCCGTGCACGAGAGCATCTGTCTAAGTCAACTTGGGAGTTTATTGAAGGAGGAGCTGATGACAACTTCACACGGGATGACAACATTGCAGCATTTAAAAA ATACCGCCTCCGTCCCCGGTACCTGAAAGATGTGTCAGAGGTGGACACCCGGACCACAGTCCTAGGAGAGGAGATCAGCGCCCCCATTTGCATCTCACCCACAGGTTTCCATTGCCTCCTTTGGCCTGATGGAGAAATGAGCACAGCCAGAG CTGCCCAGGCAGCAAGTATCTGCTACATCACCAGCACATACGCCAGCTGTGCCCTTGAAGACATCGTGGCTACTGCTCCCCGGGGCCTCCGGTGGTTCCAACTCTATGTGCAGCGAGACCGGCAGCTGAACAAACAACTGATCCAGAGGGTAGAATCCCTGGGTTTCAAAGCTCTGGTAATCACTGTGGATACTCCCAAAGTTGGCAACAGGAGACATGACATTCGAAACCAACTGGACTTAAAGATTAACCTACTGCTAAAAGATCTTAGATCACCTAAGGAG GGAAATACCGTGCCTTATTTCCAGATGTCCCCCATTGACCCATCCATCTGCTGGAATGATCTCTCCTGGTTTCAGAGTATAACTCGATTGCCCATCATCCTTAAAGGGATCTTGACGAAAGAGGATGCGGAATTAGCTGTGAAGCACAATGTCCAAGGCATCATTGTTTCCAACCATGGTGGGAGGCAGCTTGATGAGGTCCCTGCTTCT ATCGATGCCCTGACAGAAGTAGTGGTGGCTGTGAGAGGAAAAATGGAAGTGTACCTAGATGGTGGGATCCGTACCGGCAATGATGTGCTAAAGGCCCTGGCCCTTGGGGCTAAGTGCATTTTTCTGGGAAGACCAATCCTATGGGGTCTTGCCTGCAAG GGTGAACGTGGTGTTGAGGAAgttttgaagattttaaaaaatgagttccaTACTTCCATGACCCTTACAg